One window of Centropristis striata isolate RG_2023a ecotype Rhode Island chromosome 21, C.striata_1.0, whole genome shotgun sequence genomic DNA carries:
- the myoz1b gene encoding myozenin-1b, with the protein MPLPTEVPSNKRKKANKIITDLSNVSQNDDESDPEGAELDLGTKIKTPKDVMLEELSLNSNKGSKMFRKRQQRVEKFIVTNENQLNLENLLMCPPPVPPKPEMPKEEVEENLVDLQAEKERRRKEYTRTYVSPWERAMKGNEELTATMKASMPGPIYLHQDLPLYKSFNRTALPFGGFDKVPKMLTFELPEFNDASEDVEPLPSLQADIRSRPSFNRTPIGWVCSEDNSNLHMELDNMPFDGETDDL; encoded by the exons ATGCCTCTCCCTACTGAAGTCCCTTCTAACAAGAGGAAGAAGGCCAACAAGATCATCACTGACCTGTCCAACGTCAGCCAGAATg ATGATGAGTCAGACCCCGAGGGCGCTGAGCTCGACCTGGGCACGAAGATCAAGACGCCCAAGGACGTGATGCTGGAGGAGCTCTCCTTAAACTCCAACAAGGGCTCCAAGATGTTCAGGAAGAGGCAGCAGAGAGTTGAAAAGTTCATTGTGACCAACGAGAACCAG CTGAACCTTGAGAACCTGCTGATGTGCCCTCCCCCCGTCCCTCCGAAGCCTGAGATGCCAAAGGAGGAAG TGGAGGAGAATTTGGTGGATTTGCAGgcggagaaggagaggagaaggaaggaGTATACACGCACCTACGTCTCCCCGTGGGAGCGGGCCATGAAGGGCAATGAGGAGCTGACAGCCACCATGAAGGCCTCCATGCCGGGACCCATCTACCTGCACCAAGACCTGCCCCTGTACAAGAGCTTCAACAG gaCGGCGCTGCCATTTGGCGGCTTCGACAAGGTGCCCAAGATGTTGACCTTCGAGCTCCCGGAGTTCAACGACGCCTCCGAGGACGTGGAGCCCCTGCCGAGCCTGCAGGCTGACATCCGCTCACGCCCCTCGTTCAACCGCACGCCCATCGGCTGGGTCTGCAGCGAGGACAACTCAAACCTCCACATGGAGCTGGACAACATGCCCTTCGACGGAGAGACAGACGACCTGtga